In Pseudomonas sp. MM213, a genomic segment contains:
- the trxA gene encoding thioredoxin — protein sequence MSQQTPYIFDATTADFDQSVIENSFHKPVLVDFWAEWCAPCKVLMPMLQTIAESYQGELLLAKVNCDLEQDIVARFGIRSLPTVVLFKDGQPVDGFAGAQPESAVRAMLEPHVQMPPPAAADPFEQAQALFDESRFADAEAILKVLLGEDNTNAKALILYARCLTERGELGEAQTVLDAVKSDEHKAALAGAKAQIQFLGQAKDLPDAADLKARLAKNPQDDEAVYQLAIQQLARQQYDAALDALLKLFVRNRSYSEGLPHKTLLQVFELLGNDHPLVTTYRRKLFAALY from the coding sequence ATGAGTCAGCAAACGCCGTACATCTTCGACGCCACGACTGCCGATTTCGACCAGTCGGTGATCGAGAACTCTTTCCACAAACCGGTGCTGGTGGATTTCTGGGCCGAATGGTGTGCGCCCTGCAAAGTGCTGATGCCGATGCTGCAGACCATCGCCGAGAGCTATCAGGGCGAGTTGCTGCTGGCCAAGGTCAACTGCGATCTGGAACAAGACATCGTCGCTCGCTTCGGCATCCGCAGCTTGCCGACCGTGGTGTTGTTCAAGGATGGCCAGCCAGTGGACGGTTTTGCCGGTGCGCAGCCGGAATCCGCCGTCCGCGCCATGCTCGAGCCTCACGTACAAATGCCGCCACCGGCGGCGGCTGATCCATTCGAACAGGCTCAGGCGCTGTTTGACGAGAGCCGTTTCGCTGACGCAGAGGCCATTCTCAAAGTGCTGCTGGGCGAAGACAACACCAACGCCAAAGCGCTGATTCTGTACGCCCGTTGCCTGACTGAACGGGGTGAGCTGGGTGAAGCGCAAACCGTGCTCGACGCGGTGAAAAGCGATGAACACAAGGCTGCATTGGCTGGTGCAAAAGCGCAGATCCAGTTTCTCGGCCAGGCCAAGGACTTGCCGGATGCCGCGGACCTGAAGGCGCGCCTGGCAAAGAATCCCCAGGACGATGAAGCGGTGTATCAACTGGCGATCCAGCAACTGGCCCGTCAGCAGTACGATGCGGCGCTGGATGCATTGCTCAAGCTGTTCGTGCGTAACCGCAGCTACAGCGAAGGCTTGCCGCACAAGACGTTGCTGCAAGTGTTCGAATTGCTGGGCAATGATCACCCGCTGGTGACCACGTATCGCCGCAAGCTCTTCGCCGCGTTGTACTGA
- a CDS encoding class I SAM-dependent methyltransferase, whose protein sequence is MIAPLDLQQALGELLGDAQLVPVALPDTALKLWLIDGDNMDRAFSPEETRRILHEPPYWSFCWASGLSMARYLAEFPEWVKGKRVLDFGAGSGVAGIAAVKAGAQEVVACDLDPLAIAACRANAELNEVELSYSTDFFAEADRFDLILVADVLYDRENLPLLDEFLSRGREALVADSRVRDFRHPLYQRIEMLEAMTLPDLAEPEEFRYVSLYHARRA, encoded by the coding sequence ATGATTGCACCGCTCGACCTGCAACAGGCGTTGGGGGAGTTGCTGGGCGATGCACAACTTGTCCCGGTCGCCTTGCCCGATACCGCCCTGAAACTCTGGCTGATCGACGGCGACAACATGGACCGCGCCTTCAGCCCGGAAGAAACCCGGCGGATTCTGCATGAACCGCCGTACTGGAGTTTCTGCTGGGCCAGCGGGTTGTCGATGGCCCGCTACCTCGCTGAATTCCCCGAGTGGGTCAAAGGCAAACGCGTGCTGGATTTTGGTGCCGGTTCCGGCGTCGCGGGGATTGCCGCGGTGAAGGCCGGGGCGCAGGAAGTGGTGGCGTGTGACCTGGACCCGCTGGCGATTGCCGCCTGTCGGGCGAATGCCGAACTCAATGAAGTGGAGCTGAGTTACTCGACGGACTTTTTCGCCGAGGCGGATCGCTTTGATCTGATCCTGGTGGCCGACGTGCTGTACGACCGGGAGAATCTGCCGCTGCTCGATGAGTTTTTGAGTCGCGGCCGGGAAGCGCTGGTGGCGGATTCGCGGGTGAGGGATTTTCGTCATCCGTTGTATCAACGCATCGAAATGCTCGAAGCGATGACCTTGCCGGATCTGGCCGAGCCTGAAGAGTTTCGGTATGTGAGCCTGTATCACGCGCGGCGCGCTTAA
- a CDS encoding ABC transporter ATP-binding protein — translation MTQALIELSDLGFSWPGHPPLLDIPAFRLEPGETLFLKGPSGSGKTTLLGLLGGVQKPDRGSIRLLGQELTELGAGARDRFRVDHTGYIFQQFNLLPFLSVRENVELPCHFSRLRAERAIQRHGSVDQAAATLLAHLGLKDESILGRRADSLSIGQQQRVAAARALIGQPELVIADEPTSALDYDARENFIRLLFAECREAGSSLLFVSHDQSLAPLFDRNLSLAELNRAATPSEV, via the coding sequence ATGACCCAAGCACTCATCGAACTGTCCGACCTGGGCTTCAGTTGGCCCGGTCACCCGCCGCTGCTGGACATCCCGGCCTTTCGCCTGGAACCGGGTGAAACCCTGTTCCTCAAAGGCCCCAGCGGCAGCGGCAAGACCACCCTGCTCGGCCTGCTCGGTGGCGTGCAAAAGCCCGATCGCGGCAGCATTCGCCTGCTCGGCCAGGAGCTGACCGAACTCGGTGCCGGCGCGCGTGATCGCTTTCGAGTCGATCACACCGGCTACATCTTCCAGCAGTTCAACCTGCTGCCATTTCTCTCGGTGCGCGAGAACGTCGAACTGCCCTGCCACTTCTCCAGGCTGCGCGCCGAACGGGCGATCCAGCGCCATGGCAGCGTCGATCAGGCGGCGGCAACCTTGCTCGCTCATTTGGGTTTGAAAGATGAAAGCATCCTCGGTCGCCGTGCCGACTCGCTGTCCATCGGCCAACAGCAACGCGTCGCCGCCGCCCGTGCGTTGATCGGTCAGCCGGAACTGGTGATCGCCGACGAACCGACTTCTGCTCTGGATTACGACGCCCGCGAAAACTTCATTCGCCTGTTGTTCGCCGAATGCCGCGAAGCCGGGTCGAGCCTGTTGTTCGTCAGCCACGACCAAAGCCTTGCGCCGCTGTTCGATCGCAACCTGTCGCTGGCCGAACTCAATCGCGCCGCCACTCCGTCCGAGGTTTGA
- a CDS encoding DUF2796 domain-containing protein, whose protein sequence is MRRLLLALPFALLPLAIAHAADEHDHDHEHGSLGAHEHGVGRLNAALDGQTLELELESPAMNLVGFEHAAASDADKTKVAAARAQLEKPLALFNLPKAAGCVVATQELESPLFGDKPDADDDHDDDAKDEHHHDHSEIHAHYQFTCATPGALKTLDLANLFNTFPATQKIQVQLISPSGQQGVEVTAKAAALKF, encoded by the coding sequence ATGCGCCGTCTGCTGCTCGCTTTGCCGTTTGCCCTGTTGCCGCTGGCCATCGCCCATGCCGCCGATGAGCATGATCACGACCATGAACACGGCAGCCTCGGTGCCCACGAGCATGGTGTCGGTCGCCTGAACGCAGCGCTGGACGGTCAGACCCTGGAGCTGGAACTGGAAAGCCCGGCGATGAACCTGGTGGGTTTCGAACACGCGGCTGCCAGCGACGCCGACAAAACCAAAGTCGCCGCCGCCCGTGCGCAACTTGAAAAACCGCTGGCCCTGTTCAACCTGCCGAAAGCGGCGGGTTGCGTGGTCGCGACTCAGGAGCTGGAAAGCCCGCTGTTCGGTGACAAGCCGGATGCCGATGATGATCATGACGACGATGCCAAAGACGAGCATCACCACGACCACAGCGAAATCCACGCTCACTACCAGTTCACCTGCGCAACGCCGGGCGCACTGAAAACCCTGGATCTGGCAAACCTTTTCAACACGTTCCCGGCGACCCAGAAAATTCAGGTACAACTGATCAGCCCGAGCGGGCAGCAAGGGGTAGAAGTGACGGCCAAGGCGGCCGCCCTGAAATTCTGA
- a CDS encoding ABC transporter permease, which yields MYLFRLAMASLANRRFTAILTAFAIALSVCLLLAVERVRTEAKASFASTISGTDLIVGARSGSVNLLLYSVFRIGNATNNIRWDSFEHFANNPKVKWAIPMSLGDSHRGYRVMGTTEAYFEHYQYGHQQHLELADGRAFATDPFEVVLGAEVADALHYKLGDKLVLAHGVAVISLVKHDDKPFTVVGILKRTGTPVDRTLHISLGGMEAIHIDWHNGVPARGNGRISADQARNMDLTPQAITAFMLGLNSKISTFALQREINEFRGEPMLAILPGVALQELWSLMSTAEKALFVVSLFVVLTGLIGMLTAILTSLNERRREMAILRSVGARPWHIATLLVLEAFALALSGVIAGVALLYVGIAAAQGYVQANYGLFLPLAWPSEYEWTLLGGILIAALLMGSVPAWRAYRQSLADGLSIRL from the coding sequence ATGTATTTGTTTCGTCTAGCCATGGCCAGCCTGGCTAACCGCCGCTTCACCGCGATCCTGACCGCGTTCGCCATCGCCCTGTCGGTCTGCTTGCTGTTGGCCGTGGAACGCGTGCGCACCGAAGCCAAGGCCAGTTTTGCCAGCACCATCAGCGGCACCGACCTGATCGTCGGCGCCCGCTCCGGTTCAGTGAACCTGCTGCTGTACTCGGTGTTCCGCATCGGCAATGCCACCAACAACATCCGCTGGGACAGCTTCGAGCACTTCGCCAACAACCCGAAAGTGAAGTGGGCGATCCCGATGTCGCTGGGCGATTCCCATCGCGGGTATCGGGTGATGGGTACCACCGAGGCGTACTTCGAGCATTACCAGTACGGTCATCAACAACACCTGGAACTGGCTGACGGTCGCGCCTTCGCCACCGATCCGTTCGAAGTGGTGCTCGGCGCCGAAGTGGCCGATGCACTGCACTACAAACTCGGCGACAAACTGGTGCTGGCCCACGGCGTGGCGGTGATCAGCCTGGTCAAGCACGATGACAAACCGTTCACCGTGGTCGGCATTCTCAAACGCACCGGCACGCCGGTGGACCGCACGCTGCACATCAGCCTCGGTGGCATGGAAGCGATTCACATCGACTGGCACAACGGCGTGCCGGCGCGCGGCAACGGTCGGATCAGTGCTGATCAGGCACGCAACATGGACCTGACGCCGCAAGCGATCACCGCGTTCATGCTGGGCCTCAACAGCAAGATTTCGACCTTTGCCCTGCAGCGCGAAATCAACGAATTCCGTGGCGAACCGATGCTGGCGATCCTGCCGGGCGTGGCGCTGCAAGAGTTGTGGAGTTTGATGAGCACCGCAGAAAAAGCCTTGTTCGTGGTCTCGCTGTTTGTGGTGCTGACCGGGTTGATCGGCATGCTCACGGCGATTCTCACCAGCCTCAATGAACGTCGGCGCGAGATGGCGATTCTGCGTTCGGTGGGTGCGCGGCCGTGGCACATCGCGACGTTGCTGGTGCTGGAGGCGTTTGCCCTGGCGCTGTCAGGCGTGATCGCCGGCGTGGCCCTGCTGTATGTGGGCATCGCCGCTGCTCAAGGCTACGTGCAGGCCAATTACGGTCTGTTTCTGCCGCTGGCGTGGCCCAGCGAATATGAATGGACGCTGCTCGGTGGCATCCTGATCGCCGCGCTGCTGATGGGCAGCGTGCCGGCGTGGCGCGCGTATCGCCAATCCCTGGCCGATGGCCTGTCGATCCGACTATGA
- a CDS encoding DUF3299 domain-containing protein, with translation MPRALLALLMLVALPLWAAEPKELTWSEMIPPDAAPEVPNMTPLHDLSQMGSALSAESAPAAKQDMPNAPVVKSLDGQSIRLPGYIVPLEVSEEGRTTEFLLVPYFGACIHVPPPPSNQIVHVKSEVGVKLDELYQPYWIEGALQVKASTSELADAGYQMEADKIYIYELPE, from the coding sequence ATGCCCCGCGCTCTGCTTGCGCTGTTGATGCTGGTCGCCTTGCCGCTGTGGGCCGCCGAGCCGAAAGAGCTGACCTGGTCGGAAATGATCCCCCCGGACGCCGCGCCGGAAGTGCCGAACATGACCCCCCTGCACGACCTCTCGCAGATGGGCAGCGCGCTGTCCGCCGAGTCGGCGCCAGCCGCGAAACAGGACATGCCCAATGCGCCGGTGGTGAAGAGCCTCGACGGCCAGAGCATCCGCCTGCCGGGCTACATCGTGCCGCTGGAAGTGAGCGAAGAAGGCCGCACTACGGAGTTTCTGCTGGTGCCGTATTTCGGCGCCTGCATCCATGTACCGCCACCACCATCCAACCAGATCGTGCATGTGAAAAGCGAAGTCGGCGTGAAGCTGGACGAGCTGTATCAGCCTTATTGGATTGAGGGGGCGTTGCAGGTTAAAGCGTCGACCAGTGAGTTGGCGGATGCCGGGTATCAGATGGAGGCGGACAAGATTTATATCTATGAATTGCCGGAGTGA
- a CDS encoding YbaY family lipoprotein, producing the protein MSLRPLVLLSLFSLLVACSSDAPKPQPPTPGPAPQAAQKKARESANLGPLPAYQRELSGTLQGVPAGAEVELALLVIDEKDRPQQLLASSSLIGTNQVLPFHLRFNPDSFPAGARVELRGRASQSGQLILHLPSQVITQPTTQALGQLQFVKAP; encoded by the coding sequence ATGTCACTCAGACCGCTCGTATTGCTCAGCCTTTTCAGCCTGTTGGTGGCCTGCAGCAGCGATGCACCCAAGCCCCAGCCGCCAACGCCCGGCCCCGCTCCACAGGCGGCGCAGAAAAAAGCCCGCGAGTCCGCCAACCTCGGTCCGTTGCCCGCTTATCAGCGTGAATTGAGCGGCACGTTGCAAGGCGTGCCGGCCGGTGCCGAAGTCGAATTGGCGCTGCTGGTGATCGATGAAAAGGATCGCCCGCAACAATTGCTCGCCAGCTCCAGCCTGATCGGCACCAATCAGGTATTGCCGTTTCACCTGCGCTTCAACCCGGATTCGTTTCCGGCCGGTGCCCGCGTGGAACTGCGGGGCCGCGCCAGCCAGTCCGGCCAGCTGATTCTGCACCTGCCGTCGCAAGTCATCACCCAGCCGACGACCCAGGCCCTGGGTCAACTGCAATTCGTCAAAGCGCCATGA
- a CDS encoding sugar nucleotide-binding protein produces the protein MRMRLMLLGGGNALGQALIRLGAEEDIGFLAPRPPQDGWDAASLTQLLDDTRPDALINLAYYFDWFQAETVSESRLAGQERAIERLAELCQHHNIVLLQPSSYRVFDGSRATAYSEKDEPVPLGLRGQALWRIEQSVRATCPQHVLLRFGWLLDDSPDGTLGRFLSRAEKPEELLMADDRRGNPTPVDDAARVIISVLKQLDCAAPLWGTYHYAGHEATTPLALGQAILTEARALHPLAIEAPTAQAHAARPDAAEEPQHAVLACKKILHTFGIKPRAWRAALPGLLDRFYRHG, from the coding sequence ATGCGAATGCGCCTTATGTTACTGGGCGGCGGAAATGCCCTTGGGCAGGCGCTGATTCGCCTCGGTGCGGAGGAAGACATCGGTTTCCTCGCCCCCCGCCCACCGCAAGACGGCTGGGATGCCGCGAGCCTGACGCAACTGCTCGACGACACGCGCCCGGACGCGTTGATCAACCTCGCCTACTACTTCGACTGGTTCCAGGCGGAGACGGTCAGCGAATCGCGTCTGGCCGGGCAAGAGCGTGCAATCGAGCGTCTGGCCGAACTGTGCCAGCATCACAACATCGTTCTGCTGCAACCCTCGAGCTATCGGGTGTTCGACGGCTCGCGGGCGACCGCCTACAGCGAAAAAGACGAACCGGTGCCGCTGGGCCTGCGTGGTCAGGCCTTGTGGCGCATCGAGCAAAGCGTGCGCGCGACCTGCCCGCAGCATGTGCTGCTGCGGTTCGGCTGGCTGCTCGATGATAGCCCCGACGGCACCCTCGGGCGTTTCCTGTCCCGGGCCGAAAAGCCGGAAGAACTGTTGATGGCCGATGACCGTCGCGGCAACCCGACGCCGGTCGACGACGCGGCCCGGGTGATCATTTCGGTGCTCAAGCAACTCGATTGCGCGGCGCCACTGTGGGGCACCTACCACTACGCCGGGCACGAGGCGACCACGCCGCTGGCGCTGGGGCAGGCGATTCTCACCGAAGCCCGCGCATTGCATCCGCTGGCCATCGAAGCACCGACTGCCCAGGCTCACGCCGCACGCCCGGACGCTGCCGAAGAGCCACAACACGCGGTGCTGGCCTGCAAGAAAATCCTTCACACCTTCGGGATCAAGCCCCGCGCCTGGCGTGCGGCACTCCCTGGCTTACTGGACAGGTTCTATCGCCATGGCTGA
- a CDS encoding NAD-dependent epimerase/dehydratase family protein has translation MADGPVLITGGAGFIGSHLTDALLAKGHSVRILDDLSTGKRSNLALDNPRVELIVGDVADAALVARAMAGCSAVAHLAAVASVQASVDDPVKTHQSNFIGSLNVCEAMRQSGVKRVLFASSAAVYGNNGEGQSIDEDTPKEPLTPYASDKLASEHYFDFYRREHALEPVIFRFFNIFGPRQDPSSPYSGVISIFSERAQSGLPITVFGDGEQTRDFVYVEDLVDVLVQAIEKPQVEVGAVNVGWNQATTLKQMLEALKVAVGELPPVSYGPARSGDIRHSRANNQRLLERFSCPAQTPMSVGLARLLGR, from the coding sequence ATGGCTGACGGCCCTGTTTTAATCACCGGCGGCGCGGGTTTCATTGGCTCGCACCTGACCGACGCCTTGCTCGCCAAGGGCCATTCGGTACGGATTCTCGACGACCTGTCCACCGGCAAACGCAGCAACCTGGCGCTGGATAATCCTCGCGTCGAGCTGATAGTCGGCGACGTCGCCGATGCCGCCCTGGTCGCTCGCGCAATGGCCGGTTGCAGTGCGGTCGCGCACCTGGCGGCCGTGGCGTCGGTGCAGGCTTCGGTGGATGATCCGGTGAAGACTCACCAGAGCAATTTCATCGGTTCGCTGAATGTCTGCGAAGCCATGCGCCAGAGCGGCGTCAAACGTGTGCTGTTTGCCTCCAGCGCAGCGGTCTACGGCAACAATGGCGAAGGCCAGTCGATCGACGAAGACACGCCCAAGGAACCGCTGACGCCGTATGCGTCAGACAAGTTGGCCAGTGAACATTACTTCGATTTCTACCGTCGCGAGCATGCGCTGGAACCGGTGATTTTCCGCTTCTTCAACATCTTCGGCCCGCGCCAGGATCCGTCCTCACCGTATTCCGGGGTGATCAGCATTTTCAGCGAGCGCGCGCAAAGCGGCCTGCCGATCACCGTGTTTGGCGATGGCGAGCAGACGCGGGATTTTGTTTACGTCGAAGATCTGGTCGACGTGCTGGTACAAGCCATCGAAAAACCGCAGGTTGAAGTCGGCGCGGTCAATGTCGGCTGGAACCAGGCAACCACGCTCAAGCAAATGCTGGAAGCGTTGAAAGTGGCGGTCGGTGAACTGCCGCCAGTGAGCTACGGCCCGGCGCGTTCGGGTGATATCCGCCATTCGCGGGCGAACAATCAGCGACTGCTGGAGCGGTTTTCCTGCCCGGCTCAGACGCCGATGAGTGTCGGCCTGGCGCGGTTGTTGGGGCGCTGA
- a CDS encoding OmpW/AlkL family protein, translating into MHKSLLSASLFALALAAPLAHAHEAGDILLRAGAITVNPKADSSDVKVDQGPLAGTNLGGKATMSSDTQLGLNFAYMLNSHWGIELLAATPFEHDVKLKGTVLGAANGKLGSLKHLPPTLSVVYYPLDGKSAFQPYVGAGINYTWIYDEHVGSEASANGFSNFKADNSWGMAFQVGADYMITDNIMLNAQVRYIDIDTTATVENNAVAQGTRAKVDVDVDPFIYMVGLGYKF; encoded by the coding sequence ATGCACAAGTCCTTGCTCAGCGCCTCGCTGTTTGCCCTCGCGCTCGCAGCCCCGCTCGCCCATGCCCATGAAGCCGGCGACATCCTCCTTCGTGCCGGTGCAATCACCGTCAACCCGAAAGCCGACAGCTCCGACGTCAAAGTCGATCAAGGCCCGCTGGCAGGCACCAATCTGGGTGGCAAGGCCACCATGAGCAGCGACACCCAACTGGGTCTGAACTTCGCTTACATGCTCAACAGCCACTGGGGCATCGAGCTGCTCGCGGCCACGCCATTCGAACATGACGTGAAGCTCAAAGGCACCGTCCTGGGTGCGGCCAACGGCAAACTCGGCAGCCTGAAACACCTGCCGCCAACCTTGAGCGTTGTCTACTACCCACTGGACGGCAAGTCTGCATTCCAACCGTACGTTGGCGCCGGTATCAACTACACCTGGATCTACGACGAGCACGTCGGCAGCGAGGCCAGCGCCAATGGCTTCAGCAACTTCAAGGCGGACAACTCCTGGGGCATGGCGTTTCAGGTCGGTGCCGACTACATGATCACCGACAACATCATGCTCAACGCCCAAGTGCGTTACATCGACATCGATACCACCGCCACCGTGGAAAACAACGCCGTGGCACAAGGCACCCGTGCCAAGGTCGATGTCGACGTGGACCCGTTCATCTACATGGTGGGCCTGGGTTACAAATTCTAA